A region from the Canis lupus baileyi chromosome 27, mCanLup2.hap1, whole genome shotgun sequence genome encodes:
- the GP1BB gene encoding platelet glycoprotein Ib beta chain has protein sequence MGSGPRGALSLLLLPLLLLAPPGRRAAGCPAPCDCAGTRVDCGRRGLTRATLPAAFPPDTTELVLTGNNLTGLPRGLLDTLPALRAAHLGANPWRCDCHLVPLRAWLAGRPERAPYRDLRCAAPPALRGRLLPYLAEEELRAACPPGALCWGALGAQLLLLGLGLLHALLLLLLLCRLRRLRARAAHPSPLSAPLVGPGRSPEER, from the exons ATGGGCTCCG GGCCGCGCGGGGCGCTGAGCCTGCTGCTCCTGCCGCTCCTGCTCCTGGCGCCGCCGGGCCGCCGGGCCGCGGGCTGCCCCGCGCCGTGTGACTGCGCGGGGACGCGCGTGGATTGCGGGCGCCGCGGGCTGACGCGGGCCACGCTGCCCGCCGCCTTCCCGCCGGACACGACCGAGCTGGTGCTGACGGGCAACAATCTGACGGGGCTGCCGCGCGGACTGCTGGACACGCTGCCCGCACTGCGCGCCGCTCACCTGGGCGCCAACCCCTGGCGCTGCGACTGCCACCTGGTGCCGCTGCGCGCCTGGCTGGCCGGCCGGCCGGAGCGCGCGCCCTACCGCGACCTGCGCtgcgccgcgccccccgcgctgCGCGGCCGCCTGCTGCCCTACCTGGCGGAGGAGGAGCTGCGCGCCGCCTGTCCGCCCGGCGCGCTCTGctggggggcgctgggggcgcAGCTGCTGCTGCTCGGCCTCGGGCTGCTGCacgcgctgctgctgctgctgctgctgtgccgGCTGCGCAGACTCCGCGCCCGCGCCGCGCACCCCTCGCCGCTGAGCGCGCCGCTCGTGGGGCCCGGGAGGAGTCCCGAGGAGCGCTGA
- the SEPTIN5 gene encoding septin-5 isoform X1, producing MDSLAAPQDRLVEQLLSPRTQAQRRLKDIDKQYVGFATLPNQVHRKSVKKGFDFTLMVAGESGLGKSTLVHSLFLTDLYKDRKLLSAEERISQTVEILKHTVDIEEKGVKLKLTIVDTPGFGDAVNNSECWKPITDYVDQQFEQYFRDESGLNRKNIQDNRVHCCLYFISPFGHGLRPVDVGFMKALHEKVNIVPLIAKADCLVPGEIRKLKERIREEIDKFGIHVYQFPECDSDEDEDFKQQDRELKESAPFAVIGSNTVVEAKGQRVRGRLYPWGIVEVENQAHCDFVKLRNMLIRTHMHDLKDVTCDVHYENYRAHCIQQMTSKLTQDSRMESPIPILPLPTPDAETEKLIRMKDEELRRMQEMLQKMKQQMQDQ from the exons ATGGACTCCCTGGCAGCGCCCCAGGACCGCCTGGTGGAGCAGCTGCTGTCGCCGCGGACCCAGGCCCAGAGGCGACTCAAG gaTATCGACAAGCAGTACGTGGGCTTCGCCACACTGCCCAATCAGGTGCACCGGAAATCTGTGAAGAAGGGCTTCGATTTCACGCTCATGGTGGCCG GTGAGTCAGGCCTGGGGAAGTCCACACTGGTCCACAGCCTCTTCCTGACCGACTTGTACAAGGACCGGAAGCTGCTCAGTGCTGAGG AGCGCATCAGCCAGACCGTAGAGATCCTGAAGCACACGGTGGACATTGAAGAGAAGGGAGTCAAGCTGAAGCTCACGATTGTGGACACTCCAGGCTTCGGGGACGCTGTCAACAACTCCGAGTG CTGGAAGCCCATCACCGACTATGTGGACCAGCAGTTTGAGCAGTATTTCCGAGACGAGAGCGGCCTCAACCGCAAGAATATCCAAGACAACCGTGTGCACTGCTGCCTGTATTTCATCTCCCCTTTTGGGCATGG GCTGCGGCCCGTGGATGTGGGTTTCATGAAGGCTCTGCACGAGAAGGTGAACATTGTACCCCTCATCGCCAAAGCTGACTGTCTTGTCCCTGGCGAGATCCGGAAGCTGAAGGAGCGG ATCCGGGAGGAGATTGACAAGTTTGGTATCCACGTGTACCAGTTCCCCGAATGTGACTCTGACGAGGATGAGGACTTTAAGCAGCAAGATCGGGAACTGAAG gaGAGCGCGCCCTTCGCAGTTATCGGCAGCAACACAGTGGTGGAGGCCAAGGGGCAGCGAGTCCGGGGGCGACTGTACCCCTGGGGGATCGTGGAGG TGGAGAACCAGGCACACTGCGACTTCGTGAAGCTGCGCAACATGCTCATCCGCACACACATGCATGATCTCAAGGACGTGACGTGCGACGTGCACTATGAGAACTACCGTGCACACTGCATCCAGCAGATGACCAG CAAACTGACCCAGGACAGCCGCATGGAGAGCCCCATCCCCATCCTGCCACTGCCTACCCCCGATGCTGAGACAGAAAAGCTCATCAGGATGAAGGATGAGGAG CTAAGGCGCATGCAGGAGATGCTGCAGAAGATGAAGCAGCAAATGCAAGACCAGTGA
- the SEPTIN5 gene encoding septin-5 isoform X3 — MVAGESGLGKSTLVHSLFLTDLYKDRKLLSAEERISQTVEILKHTVDIEEKGVKLKLTIVDTPGFGDAVNNSECWKPITDYVDQQFEQYFRDESGLNRKNIQDNRVHCCLYFISPFGHGLRPVDVGFMKALHEKVNIVPLIAKADCLVPGEIRKLKERIREEIDKFGIHVYQFPECDSDEDEDFKQQDRELKESAPFAVIGSNTVVEAKGQRVRGRLYPWGIVEVENQAHCDFVKLRNMLIRTHMHDLKDVTCDVHYENYRAHCIQQMTSKLTQDSRMESPIPILPLPTPDAETEKLIRMKDEELRRMQEMLQKMKQQMQDQ; from the exons ATGGTGGCCG GTGAGTCAGGCCTGGGGAAGTCCACACTGGTCCACAGCCTCTTCCTGACCGACTTGTACAAGGACCGGAAGCTGCTCAGTGCTGAGG AGCGCATCAGCCAGACCGTAGAGATCCTGAAGCACACGGTGGACATTGAAGAGAAGGGAGTCAAGCTGAAGCTCACGATTGTGGACACTCCAGGCTTCGGGGACGCTGTCAACAACTCCGAGTG CTGGAAGCCCATCACCGACTATGTGGACCAGCAGTTTGAGCAGTATTTCCGAGACGAGAGCGGCCTCAACCGCAAGAATATCCAAGACAACCGTGTGCACTGCTGCCTGTATTTCATCTCCCCTTTTGGGCATGG GCTGCGGCCCGTGGATGTGGGTTTCATGAAGGCTCTGCACGAGAAGGTGAACATTGTACCCCTCATCGCCAAAGCTGACTGTCTTGTCCCTGGCGAGATCCGGAAGCTGAAGGAGCGG ATCCGGGAGGAGATTGACAAGTTTGGTATCCACGTGTACCAGTTCCCCGAATGTGACTCTGACGAGGATGAGGACTTTAAGCAGCAAGATCGGGAACTGAAG gaGAGCGCGCCCTTCGCAGTTATCGGCAGCAACACAGTGGTGGAGGCCAAGGGGCAGCGAGTCCGGGGGCGACTGTACCCCTGGGGGATCGTGGAGG TGGAGAACCAGGCACACTGCGACTTCGTGAAGCTGCGCAACATGCTCATCCGCACACACATGCATGATCTCAAGGACGTGACGTGCGACGTGCACTATGAGAACTACCGTGCACACTGCATCCAGCAGATGACCAG CAAACTGACCCAGGACAGCCGCATGGAGAGCCCCATCCCCATCCTGCCACTGCCTACCCCCGATGCTGAGACAGAAAAGCTCATCAGGATGAAGGATGAGGAG CTAAGGCGCATGCAGGAGATGCTGCAGAAGATGAAGCAGCAAATGCAAGACCAGTGA
- the SEPTIN5 gene encoding septin-5 isoform X2: MSTGLRYKSKLATPEDKQDIDKQYVGFATLPNQVHRKSVKKGFDFTLMVAGESGLGKSTLVHSLFLTDLYKDRKLLSAEERISQTVEILKHTVDIEEKGVKLKLTIVDTPGFGDAVNNSECWKPITDYVDQQFEQYFRDESGLNRKNIQDNRVHCCLYFISPFGHGLRPVDVGFMKALHEKVNIVPLIAKADCLVPGEIRKLKERIREEIDKFGIHVYQFPECDSDEDEDFKQQDRELKESAPFAVIGSNTVVEAKGQRVRGRLYPWGIVEVENQAHCDFVKLRNMLIRTHMHDLKDVTCDVHYENYRAHCIQQMTSKLTQDSRMESPIPILPLPTPDAETEKLIRMKDEELRRMQEMLQKMKQQMQDQ, from the exons ATGAGCACGGGCCTGCGGTACAAGAGCAAGCTGGCGACCCCAG AGGACAAGCAG gaTATCGACAAGCAGTACGTGGGCTTCGCCACACTGCCCAATCAGGTGCACCGGAAATCTGTGAAGAAGGGCTTCGATTTCACGCTCATGGTGGCCG GTGAGTCAGGCCTGGGGAAGTCCACACTGGTCCACAGCCTCTTCCTGACCGACTTGTACAAGGACCGGAAGCTGCTCAGTGCTGAGG AGCGCATCAGCCAGACCGTAGAGATCCTGAAGCACACGGTGGACATTGAAGAGAAGGGAGTCAAGCTGAAGCTCACGATTGTGGACACTCCAGGCTTCGGGGACGCTGTCAACAACTCCGAGTG CTGGAAGCCCATCACCGACTATGTGGACCAGCAGTTTGAGCAGTATTTCCGAGACGAGAGCGGCCTCAACCGCAAGAATATCCAAGACAACCGTGTGCACTGCTGCCTGTATTTCATCTCCCCTTTTGGGCATGG GCTGCGGCCCGTGGATGTGGGTTTCATGAAGGCTCTGCACGAGAAGGTGAACATTGTACCCCTCATCGCCAAAGCTGACTGTCTTGTCCCTGGCGAGATCCGGAAGCTGAAGGAGCGG ATCCGGGAGGAGATTGACAAGTTTGGTATCCACGTGTACCAGTTCCCCGAATGTGACTCTGACGAGGATGAGGACTTTAAGCAGCAAGATCGGGAACTGAAG gaGAGCGCGCCCTTCGCAGTTATCGGCAGCAACACAGTGGTGGAGGCCAAGGGGCAGCGAGTCCGGGGGCGACTGTACCCCTGGGGGATCGTGGAGG TGGAGAACCAGGCACACTGCGACTTCGTGAAGCTGCGCAACATGCTCATCCGCACACACATGCATGATCTCAAGGACGTGACGTGCGACGTGCACTATGAGAACTACCGTGCACACTGCATCCAGCAGATGACCAG CAAACTGACCCAGGACAGCCGCATGGAGAGCCCCATCCCCATCCTGCCACTGCCTACCCCCGATGCTGAGACAGAAAAGCTCATCAGGATGAAGGATGAGGAG CTAAGGCGCATGCAGGAGATGCTGCAGAAGATGAAGCAGCAAATGCAAGACCAGTGA